One window from the genome of Roseisolibacter agri encodes:
- a CDS encoding ankyrin repeat domain-containing protein: MSDETSASAPAPLPDAPDLEWLRKQAKRRLHELRHTDPDATLARAQLALARQYGFRSWRALKAHVDALTVDGRLAAAARAGDADALVALLDAHPDRLDARVGQHGMTLLHVAAHGGHLAAVDVLLRRGLDPNARERGDDTYPMHWAAAAGHLDVVRRLADAGGDVVGHGDDHQLEVIGWATCWHGGDDDAHRAVADFLVSRGARHHVFSAIAMEREDELRRIVAADPSQLERPMSRNEGHQRPLHFAVRMNRPRMVALLLELGADPQGTDGDGYPPAAYATTPQSALLLAEWDPVSRAVREDGTRAAGTLHLLAKRGDVAGVRALLARGADPDARWSHWGAEVTPLHLAALHGHAEVVRALLDAGADTTIHDSMHDSDPAGWAEHAGQPAIATMLRADAH; the protein is encoded by the coding sequence ATGAGCGACGAGACTTCCGCGTCCGCGCCGGCGCCCCTGCCCGACGCGCCCGACCTCGAGTGGCTCCGCAAGCAGGCGAAGCGCCGCTTGCACGAGCTGCGTCACACCGATCCCGACGCGACGCTGGCGCGCGCGCAGCTCGCCCTCGCACGCCAGTACGGCTTCCGCAGCTGGCGCGCGCTCAAGGCGCACGTCGACGCGCTGACGGTCGACGGACGCCTCGCCGCCGCCGCGAGGGCGGGCGACGCGGATGCGCTGGTCGCGCTGCTCGACGCGCACCCCGACCGGCTGGACGCGCGCGTCGGCCAGCACGGCATGACGCTGCTGCACGTCGCGGCGCACGGAGGACACCTCGCCGCGGTGGACGTGCTGCTGCGGCGCGGCCTCGACCCGAACGCGCGCGAGCGCGGCGACGACACGTACCCGATGCACTGGGCCGCGGCGGCCGGTCACCTCGACGTCGTGCGGCGCCTGGCCGACGCGGGCGGCGACGTCGTCGGGCACGGCGACGACCACCAGCTGGAGGTCATCGGCTGGGCGACCTGCTGGCACGGCGGCGACGACGACGCACATCGCGCCGTCGCCGACTTCCTCGTCTCGCGCGGCGCGCGCCACCACGTCTTCTCGGCCATCGCGATGGAGCGCGAGGACGAGCTGCGGCGCATCGTCGCGGCCGACCCGTCGCAGCTCGAGCGGCCGATGAGCCGCAACGAGGGCCACCAGCGCCCGCTGCACTTCGCGGTGCGCATGAACCGCCCGCGCATGGTCGCGCTGCTGCTGGAGCTGGGCGCCGACCCGCAGGGCACCGACGGCGACGGCTATCCGCCCGCGGCCTATGCGACGACGCCCCAGTCGGCGCTGCTGCTCGCAGAGTGGGACCCGGTCTCGCGCGCGGTGCGCGAAGACGGCACACGTGCGGCTGGCACGCTCCACCTGCTGGCCAAGCGAGGCGACGTCGCCGGCGTGCGCGCGCTGCTGGCGCGCGGCGCGGATCCGGACGCGCGCTGGAGCCACTGGGGCGCCGAGGTCACGCCGCTGCATCTCGCGGCGCTGCACGGGCACGCGGAGGTCGTGCGCGCGCTGCTGGACGCCGGCGCCGACACCACGATCCACGACAGCATGCACGACAGCGATCCCGCGGGGTGGGCCGAGCATGCGGGACAGCCGGCGATCGCGACGATGCTCCGCGCCGACGCGCACTGA
- a CDS encoding MFS transporter, which produces MTRPRLSFWQLFNMSFGFLGIQFGWGLQLANMSAVYERLGARPDEVPLLWLAAPVTGLLVQPIVGALSDRTWGPLGRRRPYFLTGAILASLALFFMPTSGTLWMAAGLLWVLDASINISMEPFRAFVADKLDVSQRTAGFVMQSLFIGIGASLANALPFVLGQMGVVGNTASGIPLSVKYSFQAGAVVFMAAVLWTVVTTSEFPPEDMAAFERAKKGRGGLGALFGEVAAAVREMPATMRQLAVVQTFTWLGLFCMWLFFVPATARHVFGATDPQSALYTRGIEWGGFAFAFYSITCFVVALALPKLAAATSRKAVHAGALVCGGVGLLSVYAIHNQYLLLLSMVGVGIAWASILSMPYAILSTALPAHRMGVYMGVFNFFIVIPEIVASLGFGPLTRLAFGENNPQAPLYVVMLGGVSLLAAAALVSRVQDLGDRHVPERAVIDADAHERMTVPQSAQPVPSSGLEA; this is translated from the coding sequence ATGACGCGGCCCCGACTGAGCTTCTGGCAGCTGTTCAACATGAGCTTCGGCTTCCTCGGCATACAATTCGGCTGGGGATTGCAGCTCGCGAACATGTCCGCGGTCTACGAGCGCCTGGGTGCGCGTCCCGACGAGGTGCCGCTGCTCTGGCTCGCGGCGCCGGTGACGGGGCTGCTGGTGCAGCCGATCGTCGGCGCGCTGAGCGACCGCACGTGGGGCCCGCTGGGGCGGCGGCGCCCGTACTTCCTGACCGGCGCCATCCTCGCGTCGCTGGCGCTCTTCTTCATGCCCACCTCGGGCACGCTGTGGATGGCGGCCGGGCTGCTCTGGGTGCTCGACGCGTCGATCAACATCTCGATGGAGCCGTTCCGCGCGTTCGTCGCCGACAAGCTGGACGTGTCGCAGCGCACCGCGGGCTTCGTGATGCAGTCGCTGTTCATCGGCATCGGCGCCAGCCTCGCGAACGCGCTGCCGTTCGTGCTGGGGCAGATGGGCGTCGTGGGCAACACGGCGAGCGGGATCCCGCTGTCGGTGAAGTACTCGTTCCAGGCGGGCGCGGTGGTGTTCATGGCGGCGGTGCTGTGGACGGTGGTGACGACGTCGGAGTTCCCGCCCGAGGACATGGCGGCGTTCGAGCGCGCGAAGAAGGGGCGCGGCGGGCTGGGCGCGCTCTTCGGCGAGGTGGCGGCGGCGGTGCGCGAGATGCCCGCGACGATGCGCCAGCTGGCGGTCGTGCAGACGTTCACCTGGCTCGGCCTGTTCTGCATGTGGCTGTTCTTCGTGCCGGCGACGGCGCGGCACGTCTTCGGCGCGACGGACCCGCAGTCGGCGCTCTACACGCGCGGCATCGAGTGGGGCGGCTTCGCGTTCGCCTTCTACTCGATCACCTGCTTCGTGGTGGCGCTCGCGCTGCCGAAGCTGGCCGCGGCGACGAGCCGCAAGGCGGTGCACGCGGGCGCGCTGGTGTGCGGCGGCGTGGGGCTGCTCTCGGTCTACGCGATCCACAACCAGTACCTGCTGCTCCTCAGCATGGTGGGCGTGGGCATCGCGTGGGCGTCGATCCTGTCGATGCCGTACGCGATCCTGTCGACGGCGCTGCCGGCGCACCGGATGGGCGTCTACATGGGCGTGTTCAACTTCTTCATCGTCATCCCCGAGATCGTCGCGTCGCTCGGCTTCGGGCCGCTGACGCGGCTGGCGTTCGGCGAGAACAACCCGCAGGCGCCGCTCTACGTGGTGATGCTGGGCGGCGTGAGCCTGCTGGCGGCCGCGGCGCTGGTGTCGCGCGTGCAGGACCTGGGCGACCGCCACGTGCCGGAGCGCGCGGTGATCGACGCGGACGCGCACGAGCGGATGACGGTGCCGCAGTCGGCGCAGCCGGTGCCGAGCTCCGGGCTGGAGGCCTGA
- a CDS encoding hydroxypyruvate isomerase family protein: MHRREFVKLGAVGAGAAALGLDAMVADAAVADAAVADAAIADAAEAARDAAARAPFRHSVTRWPFAKLSVDELARAAKRIGIQSVELLEPSEYATVKAHGLTCAVGYAPAGEARTRLTKGFNREAHHEWLLPGYEEGIRLAAAAGVPQVICFSGNREGLSDAAGLDACAKGLRALMPAAERHGVTVIMELLNSKVDHADYQCDRTPWGVALVDRVGSPRFKLLYDIYHMQIMEGDVIRTVRQHREHIAHFHTAGVPGRHEIDGSQELHYPAIVRALADMGFGGYVAQEFIPTRDPLPALAEAIRICTV; encoded by the coding sequence ATGCATCGCAGGGAGTTCGTGAAGCTGGGCGCGGTGGGCGCGGGCGCGGCGGCTCTGGGGCTCGACGCCATGGTGGCGGATGCCGCGGTGGCGGATGCCGCGGTGGCGGATGCCGCAATCGCCGACGCCGCCGAGGCGGCGCGCGACGCGGCCGCGCGCGCGCCGTTCCGCCACTCGGTCACGCGCTGGCCGTTCGCGAAGCTGAGCGTCGACGAGCTGGCGCGCGCCGCGAAGCGCATCGGCATCCAGAGCGTGGAGCTGCTGGAGCCGTCCGAGTACGCGACCGTGAAGGCGCACGGGTTGACGTGCGCCGTCGGCTACGCACCCGCCGGGGAGGCGCGCACGCGGCTGACGAAGGGCTTCAACCGCGAGGCGCACCACGAGTGGCTGCTGCCCGGCTACGAGGAGGGCATTCGCCTCGCGGCGGCGGCGGGCGTGCCGCAGGTGATCTGCTTCTCCGGGAACCGCGAGGGCCTGAGCGACGCCGCGGGGCTCGACGCCTGCGCGAAGGGGCTGCGGGCGCTGATGCCGGCGGCGGAGCGGCACGGGGTGACGGTGATCATGGAGCTGCTGAACTCCAAGGTGGACCACGCGGACTACCAGTGCGACCGCACGCCGTGGGGCGTGGCGCTGGTGGACCGCGTGGGCTCGCCGCGCTTCAAGCTGCTCTACGACATCTACCACATGCAGATCATGGAGGGCGACGTGATCCGCACCGTCCGCCAGCACCGCGAGCACATCGCCCACTTCCACACCGCGGGTGTGCCGGGCCGCCACGAGATCGACGGCTCGCAGGAGCTGCACTATCCCGCGATCGTGCGCGCGCTGGCGGACATGGGGTTCGGCGGTTACGTGGCGCAGGAGTTCATCCCGACGCGCGACCCGCTGCCCGCGCTCGCGGAGGCGATCCGGATCTGCACGGTGTGA
- a CDS encoding NAD-dependent epimerase/dehydratase family protein, with protein sequence MSLPRRTFVRLAATAGTALGVAPAAAARALASPHGPTIHVPTRRAPRRILILGGTGFIGPYQVQYALDRGHTVTLFNRGRTNPQLFPTVEKLQGDRASDLRSLEGRDWDVVIDNSATDPTWVERSAKLLAPRVKRYFFVSTRSVYSDTSRVPMTVDAPVFTRENTPVEAGKPLPYGLSKALAEKEAQKYFPGRALIVRPGLIVGPGDLTDRFTYWPVRIERGGEVLAPGDGTDPVQVIDARDLSEWLIRLAEGDATGVYSGVGPRNPRSMAELLHGIKAVTTSEATFTWVDTDFLDANKVRGYAEMPVWQPARGNRAGFARFDLSREIALGLTFRPLAVTAKDTLDYYHAQTPERQATLKAGITPEREAEVLALWKARKGAAGR encoded by the coding sequence ATGTCCCTTCCCCGCCGCACGTTCGTCAGGCTCGCCGCCACCGCCGGCACCGCGCTCGGCGTCGCGCCGGCGGCCGCCGCGCGCGCGCTCGCCAGCCCGCACGGCCCGACGATCCACGTCCCCACGCGGCGCGCGCCGCGCCGCATCCTGATCCTCGGCGGGACGGGGTTCATCGGGCCCTACCAGGTGCAGTACGCGCTCGACCGCGGGCACACGGTGACGCTGTTCAACCGCGGGCGCACGAATCCGCAGCTCTTCCCGACCGTCGAGAAGCTGCAGGGCGACCGCGCGAGCGACCTGAGGTCGCTCGAGGGGCGCGACTGGGACGTCGTCATCGACAATTCGGCCACCGACCCGACGTGGGTCGAGCGGTCGGCGAAGCTGCTGGCGCCGCGGGTGAAGCGCTACTTCTTCGTCTCGACACGGTCGGTGTACTCGGACACGAGCCGCGTGCCGATGACGGTGGACGCGCCGGTGTTCACGCGCGAGAACACGCCCGTCGAGGCCGGGAAGCCGCTGCCCTACGGGCTGTCGAAGGCGCTCGCGGAGAAGGAGGCGCAGAAGTACTTCCCGGGGCGCGCGCTGATCGTGCGACCGGGGCTCATCGTCGGGCCGGGCGACCTCACGGACCGCTTCACGTACTGGCCCGTGCGCATCGAGCGCGGCGGCGAGGTGCTGGCGCCGGGCGACGGCACCGACCCGGTGCAGGTGATCGACGCGCGCGACCTCTCGGAGTGGCTGATCCGGCTGGCCGAGGGCGACGCGACGGGCGTCTACAGCGGCGTCGGCCCGCGCAACCCGCGCTCGATGGCGGAGCTGCTGCACGGCATCAAGGCGGTGACGACGTCCGAGGCGACCTTCACGTGGGTGGACACGGACTTCCTCGACGCCAACAAGGTGCGCGGCTACGCCGAGATGCCCGTGTGGCAGCCCGCGCGCGGCAACCGCGCGGGCTTCGCGCGCTTCGACCTGTCGCGCGAGATCGCGCTGGGGCTGACCTTCCGGCCGCTGGCGGTGACGGCGAAGGACACGCTCGACTACTACCACGCGCAGACCCCGGAGCGGCAGGCGACGCTGAAGGCGGGGATCACGCCGGAGCGCGAGGCGGAGGTGCTGGCGCTGTGGAAGGCGCGCAAGGGCGCGGCGGGGCGCTGA
- a CDS encoding glycoside hydrolase 100 family protein, whose product MSEPVSDLATPFDRAVALLRALCGPDGIHASLAATANYRAVFARDAVIAGIAGLLLDDATVAGGLVRTLERLRDLQGAEGQIASNFEPRDGGPPHVSFGTLAPRLDAATWYLVGVALAARAGALDPAAFADSVRATVRLLDALEYNGRDLLYVPAGGNWADEYPYEGYILYDQVLRAWALRLLGALHGQPAWTEKAARIGRAIDARFWPGAEARRGHPVAAFSPVRTCEMFDLAACGLLGASGVADDTGSAALEWAAERFVRRGVLPPAFHPVIDESHPDWPALVRYHLYEFRNRPHEYHNGGVWPVWLGWLALAFGRAGRDDDLARLRDAVDARLAALPAFDFEEYLHGLTGAPGGTPRMAYTATGLVLLRCAGTPAQRLLDA is encoded by the coding sequence ATGAGCGAGCCGGTGAGCGATCTGGCCACGCCGTTCGACCGCGCCGTCGCGCTGCTGCGCGCGCTGTGCGGGCCGGACGGGATCCACGCGTCGCTGGCCGCGACGGCCAACTACCGCGCGGTGTTCGCCCGCGACGCGGTGATCGCCGGCATCGCGGGGCTGCTGCTGGACGACGCGACCGTCGCCGGCGGCCTGGTGCGCACCCTGGAGCGGCTGCGCGACCTGCAGGGCGCCGAGGGACAGATCGCGTCCAACTTCGAGCCGCGCGACGGGGGGCCGCCGCACGTCAGCTTCGGGACGCTCGCACCGCGCCTCGACGCGGCGACGTGGTACCTGGTGGGCGTCGCGCTCGCCGCGCGCGCGGGCGCGCTCGATCCGGCCGCGTTCGCCGACTCGGTGCGGGCCACGGTGCGGCTGCTCGACGCCCTGGAGTACAACGGCCGCGACCTGCTGTACGTGCCCGCGGGCGGCAACTGGGCCGACGAGTACCCGTACGAGGGCTACATCCTCTACGACCAGGTGCTCCGCGCCTGGGCCCTCCGGCTGCTCGGCGCGCTCCACGGCCAGCCGGCGTGGACGGAGAAGGCGGCGCGCATCGGCCGCGCGATCGACGCGCGCTTCTGGCCCGGCGCCGAGGCGCGGCGCGGCCATCCGGTGGCGGCGTTCTCTCCGGTGCGCACCTGCGAGATGTTCGACCTGGCGGCGTGCGGGCTGCTGGGCGCCTCGGGCGTCGCGGACGACACGGGCAGCGCCGCGCTGGAGTGGGCGGCCGAACGGTTCGTGCGGCGCGGCGTGCTGCCGCCGGCGTTCCATCCGGTGATCGACGAGTCGCACCCCGACTGGCCGGCGCTCGTGCGCTACCACCTCTACGAGTTCCGCAACCGCCCGCACGAGTACCACAACGGCGGCGTGTGGCCGGTGTGGCTCGGCTGGCTGGCGCTGGCGTTCGGGCGCGCGGGCCGCGACGACGACCTCGCGCGGCTGCGCGACGCGGTGGACGCGCGACTCGCCGCGCTGCCCGCGTTCGACTTCGAGGAGTACCTGCACGGCCTCACCGGCGCGCCCGGCGGCACGCCGCGCATGGCCTACACGGCGACGGGGCTGGTGCTGCTCCGCTGCGCGGGCACGCCCGCGCAGCGCCTGCTGGACGCATGA
- a CDS encoding MFS transporter encodes MMSGPARPHLTFGQIVNMNVGFFGIQYSFGLQQSNMSPIYRYLGADEASLPLLWLAGPMTGLLVQPIIGAMSDRTLSPRGRRTPYFLVGAVLCSIALLFMPFSPTLWMAASLLWILDAGNNVTMEPYRAFVSDRLDPSQHSIGFLTQSAFTGLGQTLSYLTPSLLVLLGMNRDLVNGRGIPYITVGAFLIGALFSITSIWWTVRTTPELPLAPEERARIAALPRGLGAALREVAEAMREMPATMKQLAVMKLFQWYAMFCYWQYIVLSLSVTLFGTSDASSHGFREAGLVNGQIGGFYNLVAFLAAFAMVPFTRRLGPKVMHAVCLSLAGLAMLAIPSITDRALLFVPMIGVGLAWASIMGNPYVMLAGCIPPDRVGVYMGIFNMFIVIPMMIQIFTLPLYYRAWLGGNPENVVRLAGALLLCAAVTVLFVRTGVARRAHGVPEEVSVA; translated from the coding sequence ATGATGTCGGGCCCGGCGCGGCCCCACCTCACGTTCGGGCAGATCGTGAACATGAACGTGGGGTTCTTCGGCATCCAGTACAGCTTCGGGCTGCAGCAGAGCAACATGAGCCCGATCTACCGCTACCTCGGCGCCGACGAGGCCAGCCTGCCGCTGCTCTGGCTCGCGGGGCCGATGACCGGGCTGCTCGTGCAGCCCATCATCGGCGCGATGAGCGACCGCACGCTGAGCCCGCGCGGCCGCCGCACGCCGTACTTCCTGGTGGGCGCCGTGCTCTGCAGCATCGCCCTGCTGTTCATGCCGTTCAGCCCCACGCTCTGGATGGCGGCGAGCCTGCTCTGGATCCTCGACGCCGGCAACAACGTGACGATGGAGCCGTACCGTGCCTTCGTCAGCGACCGGCTTGACCCGAGCCAGCACTCGATCGGCTTCCTCACCCAGAGCGCGTTCACGGGGCTCGGGCAGACGCTCTCGTACCTGACGCCGTCGCTGCTCGTGCTGCTGGGGATGAACCGCGACCTCGTGAACGGGCGCGGCATCCCGTACATCACGGTCGGCGCGTTCCTCATCGGCGCGCTGTTCTCGATCACGTCGATCTGGTGGACGGTGCGCACGACGCCCGAGCTGCCGCTGGCGCCGGAGGAGCGCGCGCGCATCGCGGCGCTGCCGCGCGGCCTGGGCGCGGCGCTGCGCGAGGTGGCCGAGGCGATGCGCGAGATGCCGGCGACCATGAAGCAGCTCGCGGTGATGAAGCTGTTCCAGTGGTACGCGATGTTCTGCTACTGGCAGTACATCGTCCTCTCGCTCTCGGTGACGCTCTTCGGCACGTCGGACGCGTCGTCGCACGGCTTCCGCGAGGCGGGGCTCGTGAACGGGCAGATCGGCGGCTTCTACAACCTCGTCGCCTTCCTAGCCGCGTTCGCGATGGTGCCCTTCACGCGACGGCTGGGCCCGAAGGTGATGCACGCCGTCTGCCTGTCGCTGGCCGGGCTGGCGATGCTGGCGATCCCGTCGATCACCGACCGCGCGCTGCTCTTCGTCCCGATGATCGGCGTGGGGCTCGCGTGGGCGAGCATCATGGGCAACCCGTACGTGATGCTGGCCGGCTGCATCCCACCCGATCGGGTGGGCGTGTACATGGGGATCTTCAACATGTTCATCGTCATCCCGATGATGATCCAGATCTTCACGCTGCCGCTCTACTACCGCGCCTGGCTCGGCGGCAACCCGGAGAACGTCGTGCGGCTGGCGGGCGCGCTGCTGCTGTGCGCGGCGGTGACGGTGCTGTTCGTGCGCACGGGCGTGGCGCGGCGCGCGCACGGCGTGCCGGAAGAGGTGAGCGTGGCCTGA
- a CDS encoding FHA domain-containing protein — protein MEVILEVERADGARSWHRLRSLPLHVGRGYANDVILDDPYVDARHVLLTRDAVGVLVLQDLGSVNGVVADGATVRGQPLVVEPGREVRVGRTTLRFRAADEAVAPALVDASPIAPVAALPLPRTDVPPAPLPAPTRARAGVDALGAWITTPVGSLALVVVAMGAFAFNGWLGSSARASASDAFGGAFAFAAMGALWAGAWALAGRVAVHRLRFVGHVGVAAAGALGALATSIAIGWLTFLFPDRTAVELLSSVLVTALVVAVIAGHLALASTLAPRRRWRNAGIAVGVIIGIGALASLAGDDDAFSDVPSYPGVLKPMPAAWVPTQSVDEFGSVMRELRKDADELAAQQAPERESAPPADSAGR, from the coding sequence GTGGAAGTGATCCTCGAGGTCGAGCGCGCCGACGGCGCGCGCAGCTGGCACCGCCTCCGGTCGTTGCCGCTCCACGTGGGGCGCGGCTACGCGAACGACGTGATCCTCGACGACCCGTACGTCGACGCGCGGCACGTGCTGCTCACGCGCGACGCCGTCGGCGTGCTCGTGCTGCAGGACCTCGGCAGCGTCAACGGCGTGGTGGCCGACGGCGCGACCGTGCGCGGGCAGCCGCTCGTCGTCGAGCCGGGCAGGGAGGTGCGCGTCGGTCGCACGACGCTGCGCTTCCGCGCCGCCGACGAGGCGGTCGCGCCCGCGCTGGTGGATGCGTCCCCGATCGCGCCGGTGGCGGCGCTGCCGCTCCCACGGACCGACGTGCCGCCGGCGCCCCTGCCCGCGCCGACGCGCGCGCGCGCCGGCGTCGACGCGCTGGGTGCCTGGATCACGACGCCCGTCGGCAGCCTCGCGCTGGTCGTCGTCGCGATGGGCGCGTTCGCCTTCAACGGGTGGCTCGGCAGCTCGGCGCGTGCCAGCGCGAGCGACGCCTTCGGCGGCGCGTTCGCCTTCGCGGCGATGGGCGCGCTGTGGGCCGGCGCGTGGGCGCTCGCCGGGCGCGTGGCCGTGCACCGCCTGCGCTTCGTCGGACACGTCGGCGTCGCCGCCGCCGGCGCGCTCGGCGCGCTCGCGACGAGCATCGCCATCGGATGGCTCACCTTCCTCTTCCCGGATCGCACCGCCGTCGAGCTGCTGTCGTCGGTGCTGGTCACGGCGCTCGTCGTGGCCGTGATCGCGGGGCACCTCGCGCTCGCGTCGACGCTCGCGCCGCGGCGCCGCTGGCGCAACGCGGGCATCGCGGTCGGCGTGATCATCGGGATCGGCGCGCTCGCGTCGCTCGCCGGCGACGACGACGCGTTCTCCGACGTGCCGTCGTATCCGGGCGTGCTGAAGCCGATGCCCGCGGCCTGGGTCCCGACACAGAGCGTCGACGAGTTCGGGAGCGTGATGCGCGAGCTGCGGAAGGACGCCGACGAGCTGGCGGCGCAGCAGGCGCCCGAGCGCGAGAGCGCGCCGCCCGCCGACTCGGCCGGACGCTAG
- a CDS encoding S1 family peptidase codes for MHPFPRFAHAARALARCAVLAALALTPLAPRVAAAQEGAAAEVFRRFSDRVIKVQVIETGSAAKARIGSGFFATADGHVVTNYHVVSDLILAPERYRAEIVDARGTVTPVRVLGVDVVHDLAVIGAAVRPAAWFPIAESKAVQGDRLYALGHPEDLGLSIVEGTYNGLLQHTLYPRLHFTGSLNSGMSGGPTIAADGRVIGVNVSTAGNQLSFLVPVERAVALLRGVLAPGATPPARTLADVGRQLRDYQELYLRDMFAGPTKTVDLGPYRLVTQPAPFFRCWADATRRPQRPYEQVQHRCSTDDYVFISGDQTSGVVSLRHDLITTTTLNPVRFYALYGTVFGRDDTPGGEEEHVTSWKCGTRNVRQAETRMRAVLCLRRYRKLGALYDGVLKVAVLGRGDTGLVSTLTMTGVTFENVERVSRRYLERVSWK; via the coding sequence ATGCACCCCTTCCCACGGTTCGCTCACGCCGCGCGTGCGCTCGCGCGCTGCGCGGTCCTCGCCGCACTGGCTCTGACGCCGCTCGCGCCGCGCGTCGCCGCCGCCCAGGAGGGCGCGGCCGCGGAGGTGTTCCGCCGCTTCAGCGACCGCGTCATCAAGGTGCAGGTCATCGAGACCGGATCGGCGGCCAAGGCACGCATCGGCTCCGGCTTCTTCGCGACCGCCGACGGCCACGTGGTCACCAACTACCACGTCGTCTCGGACCTGATCCTGGCCCCCGAGCGCTATCGGGCCGAGATCGTGGACGCGCGCGGCACGGTGACGCCGGTGAGGGTGCTGGGCGTCGACGTCGTGCACGACCTCGCGGTCATCGGCGCCGCGGTGCGTCCGGCCGCCTGGTTCCCGATCGCGGAGTCGAAGGCCGTGCAGGGCGACCGGCTGTACGCGCTCGGCCACCCCGAGGACCTCGGGCTCAGCATCGTCGAGGGGACGTACAACGGGTTGCTGCAGCACACGCTCTATCCGCGGCTGCACTTCACCGGCTCGCTGAACTCGGGGATGAGCGGCGGCCCCACCATCGCGGCCGACGGGCGCGTGATCGGCGTCAACGTCTCGACGGCCGGCAACCAGCTCAGCTTCCTCGTCCCGGTGGAGCGCGCGGTGGCGTTGCTGCGCGGCGTGCTCGCGCCCGGCGCCACGCCGCCCGCGCGCACGCTCGCGGACGTGGGGCGCCAGCTCCGCGACTACCAGGAGCTGTACCTGCGCGACATGTTCGCCGGCCCCACGAAGACGGTGGACCTCGGGCCGTACCGGCTGGTGACGCAGCCCGCGCCCTTCTTCCGCTGCTGGGCCGACGCCACGCGCCGCCCGCAGCGCCCCTACGAGCAGGTGCAGCACCGCTGCTCGACCGACGACTACGTCTTCATCTCGGGCGACCAGACGTCGGGCGTCGTCTCGCTCCGCCACGACCTGATCACGACGACGACGCTCAACCCCGTGCGCTTCTACGCGCTCTACGGGACCGTCTTCGGGCGCGACGACACGCCGGGCGGGGAGGAGGAGCACGTCACGAGCTGGAAGTGCGGCACCCGCAACGTGCGGCAGGCCGAGACGCGCATGCGCGCGGTGCTGTGCCTGCGGCGCTACCGCAAGCTCGGCGCGCTCTACGACGGCGTGCTGAAGGTCGCGGTGCTCGGCCGCGGCGACACGGGGCTCGTCTCGACGCTGACGATGACCGGCGTCACCTTCGAGAACGTCGAGCGCGTGTCGCGCCGCTACCTGGAGCGCGTCTCGTGGAAGTGA